A portion of the Brevundimonas pondensis genome contains these proteins:
- a CDS encoding WecB/TagA/CpsF family glycosyltransferase: MYQEPHGADAAIAPPDRRARDRRPFRQQRRPEERVRILGETVDLMRPEEILLHVERCIEAGQRSIIANHNLHSLYLLPRTPGMRRLYELADVVELDSTPLIHFTRLLGLHSRPFHRCTYLDWRDQFWSMANRKGWRVLYVGGADGVATTAAERLSARYPGAAIEGLSGYFDATPGSLGNTAILAAVRDFQPNVLFVGMGMPRQELWIADNIEALPNAVILPVGAAFDYEAGVQKAAPRWMGRLGVEWLFRLFADPRRLFARYCVEPWFLIGPALGDVRAAVRRRKVEP; encoded by the coding sequence ATGTATCAGGAACCGCACGGAGCCGACGCCGCCATCGCCCCGCCCGACCGGCGGGCGCGCGACCGTCGCCCGTTCCGCCAGCAACGCCGCCCGGAAGAGCGCGTCCGCATCCTCGGCGAGACCGTCGACCTGATGCGGCCTGAGGAAATCCTGCTGCACGTCGAACGCTGCATCGAGGCGGGCCAGCGCAGCATCATCGCCAACCACAACCTGCACAGCCTCTACCTGCTGCCGCGCACGCCGGGGATGCGGCGGCTCTATGAGCTGGCGGACGTGGTCGAGCTGGATTCCACGCCTCTGATCCACTTCACCCGGTTGCTGGGGCTGCACAGCCGGCCCTTCCATCGTTGCACCTATCTGGACTGGCGCGACCAGTTCTGGAGCATGGCCAACCGCAAGGGCTGGCGCGTCCTCTACGTCGGCGGCGCCGACGGGGTGGCGACGACGGCGGCGGAACGTCTGAGCGCCCGTTATCCGGGGGCGGCCATCGAGGGACTGTCCGGCTATTTCGACGCCACGCCGGGATCGTTGGGCAATACCGCCATCCTGGCCGCCGTGCGTGACTTCCAGCCGAACGTCCTGTTCGTCGGCATGGGCATGCCGCGTCAGGAGCTGTGGATCGCAGACAACATCGAGGCCCTGCCAAACGCAGTCATCCTGCCGGTCGGCGCTGCCTTCGACTATGAGGCGGGCGTCCAGAAGGCGGCGCCCCGCTGGATGGGGCGGCTGGGCGTCGAGTGGCTGTTCCGCCTGTTCGCCGACCCCAGGCGCCTGTTTGCGCGCTACTGCGTCGAGCCCTGGTTCCTGATCGGCCCGGCGCTCGGCGACGTACGGGCTGCGGTGCGGCGGCGTAAGGTTGAGCCTTAA
- a CDS encoding mechanosensitive ion channel family protein has protein sequence MPQFVVDLTNNVFALWNQFYWLPEWAVITIITAVFVFIGWAANQVVFALLKLAVRNRDVFWKGMLGRARLKVRIAVMIIALALAVTVSPLDPEPSLFIRRTLLFGFILVCGWMIAGAVDMGAVVHLKKFNMDSEDNLLARKHVTQTRILQRVAAILIGLITLGLALLTIPGVRQWGLSLLASAGVVGIVAGLALQPFLTNLLAGIQIATAQPIRLDDAVIVEGEWGRVEEITSTYVVVKLWDWRRMILPLTYFIQKPFQNWTRDDSRLIGVAFLYVDYEAPIDRLRVKLEAIAHASPLWDGDVVSLQVTDITARVAQVRCLTSAKNASVAFDLRCEVREKMLAFMRDECPQALPRDRVDLDRAMPSVAGPAEGR, from the coding sequence ATGCCCCAGTTCGTCGTCGATCTGACCAACAACGTCTTCGCCCTGTGGAACCAGTTCTACTGGTTGCCGGAATGGGCCGTGATCACGATCATCACCGCCGTCTTCGTCTTCATTGGCTGGGCGGCCAATCAGGTGGTCTTCGCCCTGCTGAAGCTGGCGGTGCGCAATCGTGACGTCTTCTGGAAGGGGATGCTGGGCCGCGCCCGGCTGAAGGTGCGGATCGCGGTGATGATCATCGCCCTGGCCCTCGCCGTCACGGTGTCGCCGCTGGACCCGGAGCCGTCGTTGTTCATCCGGCGCACCCTTTTGTTCGGCTTCATTCTGGTGTGCGGCTGGATGATCGCCGGGGCGGTCGACATGGGGGCGGTCGTCCACCTCAAGAAGTTCAACATGGACTCGGAGGACAACCTCCTGGCCCGCAAGCACGTCACCCAGACGCGCATCCTGCAAAGGGTCGCCGCCATCCTGATCGGCCTGATCACGCTCGGCTTGGCCCTGCTGACCATTCCCGGCGTGCGGCAATGGGGGCTGTCGCTGCTGGCCTCGGCGGGGGTGGTTGGCATCGTCGCCGGTCTGGCGTTGCAACCCTTCCTGACCAACCTGCTGGCCGGCATCCAGATCGCCACGGCCCAGCCCATCCGTCTGGACGACGCCGTCATCGTCGAGGGCGAATGGGGGCGGGTCGAGGAGATCACCTCGACCTATGTCGTGGTCAAGCTGTGGGACTGGCGGCGGATGATCCTGCCGCTGACCTATTTCATCCAGAAGCCGTTCCAGAACTGGACCCGCGACGACAGCCGCCTGATCGGCGTCGCCTTCCTCTATGTGGACTATGAAGCGCCCATCGATCGACTGCGGGTCAAGCTGGAAGCCATCGCCCACGCCTCGCCCCTGTGGGACGGCGACGTGGTGTCCCTGCAGGTCACCGACATCACCGCGCGGGTGGCCCAGGTTCGCTGCCTGACCAGCGCCAAGAACGCCTCGGTGGCCTTCGACCTGCGCTGCGAGGTGCGCGAGAAGATGCTGGCCTTCATGCGCGATGAATGCCCTCAGGCCCTGCCGCGGGATCGGGTGGACCTGGATCGTGCCATGCCTTCCGTCGCCGGACCCGCCGAGGGCCGCTGA
- the murG gene encoding undecaprenyldiphospho-muramoylpentapeptide beta-N-acetylglucosaminyltransferase — MTKVCVVAAGGTGGHMFPAEALARELAARGWRVVLATDARGEQYAHAFPAEERLALDAATGSGPIGMLKAGLAIWRGVGQAKSAFDRTGADVVVGFGGYPSAPALVAAILQKRPTLIHEQNAVLGRTNRMLAPRVGGVASAFPTLGRAPEAVKARAQVVGNPVRPDIRALFDRAYVAPEGDGPIHVLVTGGSQGARILSETAPRALAALPEAIRSRLKVQQQSRPETLESARQIYLEAGIAAEVAPFFRDMADRLSKAHLVIGRAGASTCSELAVTALPSVLIPLKIAMDDHQTLNARALSEAGAARVIAEDDLTVDSLTAVLTEVMSDPAALTAMSVAARSVAIPDAAARLADLVEAAAR, encoded by the coding sequence ATGACCAAGGTTTGCGTCGTCGCCGCCGGGGGCACTGGCGGCCACATGTTCCCCGCCGAGGCTCTGGCCCGCGAACTGGCCGCGCGCGGCTGGCGCGTGGTGCTGGCCACCGACGCGCGCGGCGAGCAATACGCCCACGCCTTCCCCGCCGAGGAACGTCTGGCGCTGGACGCCGCTACCGGCAGCGGGCCCATCGGGATGCTGAAGGCGGGTCTGGCCATCTGGCGCGGCGTGGGCCAGGCCAAGTCGGCCTTTGACCGCACCGGCGCGGATGTGGTCGTCGGCTTCGGCGGCTATCCGTCGGCCCCGGCTCTGGTCGCCGCCATTCTGCAGAAGCGCCCGACCCTGATCCACGAACAGAACGCCGTGCTGGGCCGCACCAACCGGATGCTGGCCCCGCGCGTCGGCGGCGTGGCCTCGGCCTTCCCGACCCTGGGCCGCGCGCCCGAGGCGGTGAAGGCCCGCGCCCAGGTGGTCGGCAACCCGGTTCGCCCCGACATCCGCGCCCTGTTCGACCGCGCCTATGTCGCGCCCGAAGGGGACGGCCCGATCCACGTGTTGGTGACCGGCGGCAGCCAGGGCGCTCGCATCCTGTCCGAGACCGCGCCGCGCGCCCTGGCGGCCCTGCCCGAGGCCATCCGCAGCCGCCTCAAGGTGCAGCAGCAGTCGCGGCCTGAGACGCTGGAGAGCGCCCGCCAGATCTATCTGGAGGCCGGCATCGCCGCCGAGGTCGCCCCCTTCTTCCGCGACATGGCCGACCGCCTGTCGAAAGCGCATCTGGTCATCGGCCGCGCCGGGGCCTCGACCTGTTCGGAACTGGCGGTGACGGCCCTGCCGTCCGTCTTGATCCCGCTGAAGATCGCCATGGACGACCACCAGACCCTGAACGCCCGCGCCCTGTCCGAGGCCGGCGCCGCCCGCGTCATCGCCGAGGACGATCTGACGGTGGACAGCCTGACCGCCGTCCTGACCGAGGTTATGTCCGACCCGGCGGCGCTGACCGCCATGTCCGTCGCCGCCCGCTCGGTCGCCATCCCCGACGCCGCCGCGCGTCTCGCCGATCTGGTCGAAGCGGCGGCGCGCTGA
- a CDS encoding FtsW/RodA/SpoVE family cell cycle protein: protein MSQSYSHPFSRNDQSLIARWFWTVDRGLLGAALTLVALGVSLSFASSPAAILADESITDPFHYSWRMIVWAGMGTTLMLTTSLLSPRGVRRIAVLALFGAIVVMAALPFIGDTVKGAARWVNLGPFSLQPSEFAKPGLIVFAAWMFAEAQKGQGVPGVSIAFGFWALTVGLLLIQPDIGQTLLITTTFMAVFFMAGVPLKWVAVIAAMGAGGVVSLYFTFSHMRDRLSRFLSPETTDTHQIDKASEAIRAGGLVGRGIGEGVMKRSVPDLHTDFIYSVGAEEFGLVLSLILIGLYAFIVIRGMKKAMKLNDPFEQTAAAGLFMLIGLQACINVAVNLNLIPTKGMTLPFISYGGSSMMAMGLTMGFALALTRRRPGAYEPGSNISPPRRRLLP from the coding sequence ATGAGCCAGAGCTACAGCCACCCCTTTTCGCGCAACGATCAGAGCCTGATCGCGCGCTGGTTCTGGACCGTGGATCGCGGCCTGCTGGGCGCGGCCCTGACCCTGGTGGCGCTGGGCGTGTCGCTCAGCTTCGCCTCCAGCCCCGCAGCCATCCTGGCCGATGAATCCATCACCGATCCCTTCCACTATTCGTGGCGGATGATCGTCTGGGCCGGCATGGGTACGACCCTGATGCTGACCACTTCGCTGCTGTCGCCGCGCGGGGTCCGGCGGATCGCGGTCCTGGCCCTGTTCGGGGCCATCGTCGTCATGGCGGCTCTGCCCTTCATAGGCGACACGGTGAAGGGCGCCGCGCGCTGGGTGAACCTGGGCCCGTTCAGCCTTCAGCCGTCCGAGTTCGCCAAGCCGGGCCTCATCGTCTTCGCCGCCTGGATGTTCGCCGAGGCCCAGAAAGGGCAGGGGGTGCCGGGCGTCAGCATCGCCTTCGGCTTCTGGGCCCTGACGGTCGGCCTGCTGCTGATCCAGCCGGACATCGGCCAGACCCTGCTGATCACCACCACCTTCATGGCCGTCTTCTTCATGGCTGGGGTGCCGCTGAAATGGGTGGCCGTCATCGCCGCCATGGGCGCCGGCGGGGTGGTGTCGCTCTATTTCACCTTCAGCCACATGCGCGACCGCCTCAGCCGCTTCCTGTCGCCCGAGACGACCGACACCCATCAGATCGACAAGGCGTCCGAGGCCATCCGCGCGGGCGGTCTGGTCGGGCGCGGCATCGGTGAGGGCGTGATGAAGCGCTCGGTCCCCGACCTGCACACTGACTTCATCTATTCGGTCGGCGCCGAGGAGTTCGGTCTGGTCCTGTCGTTGATCCTGATCGGCCTCTACGCCTTCATCGTCATCCGCGGGATGAAGAAGGCGATGAAGCTGAACGACCCGTTCGAGCAGACGGCGGCGGCGGGCCTGTTCATGCTGATCGGGCTGCAGGCCTGCATCAACGTGGCGGTGAACCTGAACCTGATCCCGACCAAGGGCATGACGCTACCCTTCATCAGCTATGGCGGCTCGTCGATGATGGCCATGGGCCTGACCATGGGCTTCGCCCTGGCCCTGACGCGCCGTCGTCCGGGGGCCTATGAGCCGGGCTCCAACATCTCCCCGCCGCGCCGTCGCCTGCTGCCGTAA
- the murD gene encoding UDP-N-acetylmuramoyl-L-alanine--D-glutamate ligase produces MIPVPGFEGRRVAVFGLGRSGITAARALQAGGAVPVLWDDGVSGRMQAEAEGFLVEDLTRADWSGFAALVLSPGAPLTHPKPHWTVERAHAAGVPVIGDVELFARALHALPEGRCPRVVAITGTNGKSTTTALIGWVLKSAGLTVHIGGNIGIGVLALPAPTQDAVYVIEVSSYQLDLTTSFAPDVAILTNISPDHLDRHGGMEGYVAAKQRIFQAQGPEALALVGVDEAWGQGIANDLRTQGRRVCTVSTLSVIPGPDAQRSEPGTQAAEPVAEAWVPGSAAPPRNDGIEAAPGLLSLNGQLVANLSAARSLPGRHNAQNAAFAYAAARALGVSHEAAVEGLLSFPGLAHRMEAVGRLGGVRFINDSKGTNADAARQALASYPSVFWIAGGKAKEGGIDSLRDLFPRVTKAYLIGEAADAFAVTLADTPHVVAHTMERAVELAAADAAKAEGEQVVLLSPACASFDQFPDFEVRGEAFRAAVLSLGAKAEPAA; encoded by the coding sequence ATGATCCCGGTTCCCGGCTTCGAGGGCAGGCGGGTCGCGGTCTTCGGCCTGGGCCGATCCGGGATCACCGCCGCACGCGCGCTTCAGGCCGGCGGCGCCGTCCCGGTCCTGTGGGACGACGGCGTCTCGGGCCGGATGCAGGCCGAGGCCGAGGGCTTCCTGGTCGAGGACCTGACCCGCGCCGACTGGTCGGGCTTCGCCGCCCTGGTCCTGTCGCCGGGCGCGCCGCTGACCCACCCAAAGCCGCACTGGACCGTCGAGCGCGCCCATGCGGCGGGCGTGCCGGTCATCGGGGACGTCGAGCTGTTCGCTCGCGCCCTTCACGCCTTGCCTGAGGGGCGGTGCCCCCGTGTCGTCGCCATCACCGGCACCAACGGCAAGTCCACGACCACGGCCCTGATCGGCTGGGTGCTGAAGTCGGCGGGGCTGACCGTCCACATCGGCGGCAACATCGGCATCGGCGTTCTGGCCCTGCCGGCGCCGACGCAGGACGCCGTCTATGTCATCGAGGTCTCGTCCTATCAGCTGGACCTGACGACGAGCTTCGCCCCCGACGTGGCCATCCTGACCAACATCAGCCCCGACCATCTGGACCGCCACGGCGGCATGGAAGGCTATGTCGCCGCCAAGCAACGCATCTTCCAGGCGCAGGGGCCTGAGGCGTTGGCTCTGGTCGGCGTGGACGAGGCCTGGGGGCAGGGGATTGCAAACGACCTGCGCACGCAGGGGCGACGCGTCTGCACGGTTTCCACCCTCTCCGTCATCCCGGGGCCGGATGCGCAGCGTTCGGAGCCCGGGACCCAGGCGGCTGAGCCTGTCGCCGAGGCCTGGGTTCCGGGTTCGGCTGCGCCGCCCCGGAATGACGGCATTGAGGCGGCCCCCGGACTGCTGAGCCTCAACGGTCAGCTTGTCGCTAACCTTTCCGCCGCCCGCTCGCTGCCGGGACGTCACAACGCCCAGAACGCCGCCTTCGCCTATGCGGCGGCCCGCGCGCTCGGCGTGTCGCATGAGGCGGCGGTCGAGGGTCTGCTGAGCTTCCCCGGTCTGGCGCACCGCATGGAGGCCGTGGGCCGTCTCGGCGGCGTGCGCTTCATCAATGACTCCAAGGGCACCAACGCCGACGCCGCGCGTCAGGCCCTGGCCTCCTACCCCTCCGTCTTCTGGATCGCGGGCGGCAAGGCCAAGGAGGGCGGCATCGACAGCTTGCGCGACCTCTTCCCCCGCGTGACCAAGGCCTATCTGATCGGCGAGGCCGCCGACGCCTTTGCCGTCACCTTGGCCGACACCCCCCACGTCGTGGCCCACACGATGGAGCGCGCCGTCGAACTGGCCGCCGCCGACGCCGCCAAGGCCGAGGGCGAGCAGGTCGTTCTGCTGTCGCCCGCCTGCGCCAGTTTCGACCAGTTCCCCGACTTCGAGGTGCGAGGCGAAGCCTTCCGCGCCGCCGTCCTGTCGCTGGGCGCGAAAGCGGAGCCCGCCGCATGA
- the mraY gene encoding phospho-N-acetylmuramoyl-pentapeptide-transferase: MFYLLYLYYADIAQEYPLLHLIQYQTVRVALAMATAMIVAVAMGSRFINWIRAKQGRGQPIREDGPVSHLSKVGTPTMGGLMILAGIGVAVFLWGDLTNPYIWIVSGVTAAFGVLGFIDDYAKVTKQTSAGLTSKQKLAAQAVVAVIAGVLTVVWMTYSPTSPGLETSIAFPFLKAILLNIGWFYVAFAAFTIIGFSNAVNLTDGLDGLAIVPVMMAAGAFGIISYLVGNFVFAEYLQVHHVPGSGELAIFCAAMIGGGMGFLWYNAPPAKIFMGDTGSLALGGALGSIAVATKHELVLGIVGGLFVVEAASVMIQVGYFKLTGKRIFLMAPIHHHFEKMGWPESTVVIRFWIVAAMLALLGLATLKLR, from the coding sequence ATGTTCTACCTGCTCTATCTCTATTACGCGGACATCGCGCAGGAATATCCGCTGCTGCACCTGATCCAGTATCAGACGGTGCGCGTCGCCCTGGCCATGGCGACGGCCATGATCGTCGCGGTCGCCATGGGCAGCCGCTTCATCAACTGGATTCGCGCCAAGCAGGGCCGGGGTCAGCCGATCCGCGAGGACGGCCCGGTTTCGCACCTGTCCAAGGTCGGCACACCGACCATGGGCGGCCTGATGATCCTGGCGGGCATCGGCGTCGCGGTCTTCCTCTGGGGCGACCTGACCAACCCCTACATCTGGATCGTCTCAGGCGTGACGGCGGCCTTCGGGGTGCTGGGCTTCATCGACGACTACGCCAAGGTGACCAAGCAGACCTCGGCGGGCCTGACATCCAAACAGAAGCTGGCGGCTCAGGCGGTCGTGGCCGTGATCGCGGGCGTGCTGACCGTGGTCTGGATGACCTATTCCCCGACCTCGCCGGGGCTGGAAACCTCGATCGCCTTCCCCTTCCTGAAGGCCATCCTGCTGAACATCGGCTGGTTCTATGTGGCCTTCGCCGCCTTCACCATCATCGGCTTCTCCAACGCCGTGAACCTGACCGACGGTCTGGACGGCCTGGCCATCGTGCCGGTGATGATGGCGGCGGGCGCCTTTGGCATCATCTCCTATCTGGTCGGCAACTTCGTCTTCGCCGAGTATCTTCAGGTCCACCATGTGCCCGGTTCGGGCGAGCTGGCCATCTTCTGCGCCGCCATGATCGGCGGCGGCATGGGCTTCCTCTGGTACAACGCCCCCCCGGCCAAGATCTTCATGGGTGACACCGGCTCGCTGGCCCTTGGCGGCGCGCTCGGCTCCATCGCCGTGGCCACCAAGCACGAGCTGGTGCTGGGCATCGTCGGCGGCCTGTTCGTGGTCGAGGCGGCCTCGGTCATGATCCAGGTCGGCTACTTCAAGCTGACCGGAAAGCGCATCTTCCTGATGGCGCCCATCCACCACCATTTCGAGAAGATGGGCTGGCCGGAATCGACCGTCGTCATCCGTTTCTGGATCGTCGCCGCCATGCTGGCGCTGCTCGGTCTGGCCACGCTGAAGCTGCGCTGA
- a CDS encoding UDP-N-acetylmuramoyl-tripeptide--D-alanyl-D-alanine ligase: protein MPDTHTPLWTAEAIASATGGQLHGPDADVAGLTYNSREIQPGGLFLALHGARDGHEFAAAAFAAGATVALVDRPVEGGPYVQVPDTLKGLEAMGVAARDRARLRGAVTGSVGKTSVTQAIKAGLDLAGSSHASIKSYNNHIGVPLTLARMPHGTDRAVFEIGMNHPGEIGPLSAFVRPHAACVTTVGPVHIEAFADGEAGVAREKAAIFQGLIPGGIAVVNAADAHADIVRQGALDAGAVVRTFGREPGCDARLLNFTPDSEGATVVAELDGLRIEYRLAQSGVHWGLNSLCVILMLQALDVSLDTALQALAGFQPLAGRGQMKTVAIPGGAFTLIDESYNANPLSMKAGFVSLGAKPVGQGGRRVVVLSDMLELGDHSRALHEGLAPAIAAAGLDVVHTAGPQMRQLYDILPPSLRGQWRETAAELAAEAASLVQPGDVVMVKGSNGSRAALVAAALAKLGAADQGNNPSDSGAPRATR from the coding sequence ATGCCTGACACCCACACGCCGCTCTGGACCGCCGAAGCCATCGCCTCGGCGACCGGCGGCCAGCTCCACGGACCCGACGCTGACGTCGCGGGCCTGACCTACAACAGCCGTGAAATCCAGCCGGGCGGCCTCTTCCTGGCCCTGCACGGCGCGCGCGACGGGCATGAGTTCGCCGCCGCCGCCTTCGCCGCCGGCGCCACGGTCGCTCTGGTCGACCGCCCGGTCGAGGGCGGGCCCTATGTCCAGGTCCCCGACACCCTGAAGGGGCTGGAGGCCATGGGCGTCGCCGCGCGCGATCGCGCCCGTCTGCGCGGCGCCGTCACCGGCAGCGTCGGCAAGACCAGCGTGACCCAGGCGATCAAGGCCGGTCTCGATCTGGCCGGGTCCAGCCACGCCTCGATCAAGAGCTACAACAACCACATCGGCGTGCCGTTGACCCTGGCGCGGATGCCGCACGGCACCGACCGCGCTGTGTTCGAGATCGGCATGAACCATCCGGGCGAGATCGGGCCGCTGTCGGCCTTCGTCCGCCCCCACGCCGCCTGCGTCACCACGGTCGGCCCGGTCCACATTGAAGCCTTCGCCGACGGCGAGGCGGGCGTGGCGCGCGAGAAGGCGGCTATCTTCCAGGGCCTGATCCCCGGTGGGATCGCCGTGGTCAACGCCGCCGACGCCCACGCCGACATCGTGCGCCAAGGCGCGCTGGACGCCGGGGCCGTGGTCCGCACCTTCGGCCGCGAGCCGGGCTGCGACGCCCGCCTGCTGAACTTCACGCCCGACAGCGAGGGGGCGACGGTCGTCGCCGAACTGGATGGCCTGCGCATCGAATATCGACTGGCCCAGTCGGGCGTGCACTGGGGCCTGAACAGCCTGTGCGTCATCCTGATGCTGCAGGCGCTGGACGTGTCGTTGGACACCGCCTTGCAGGCTTTGGCTGGCTTCCAGCCTCTGGCCGGACGCGGGCAGATGAAGACAGTCGCCATCCCCGGCGGCGCCTTCACCCTGATCGACGAGAGCTACAACGCCAATCCCCTGTCGATGAAGGCGGGCTTCGTCAGTCTCGGCGCCAAGCCGGTCGGGCAGGGCGGTCGCCGCGTCGTCGTCCTGAGCGACATGCTGGAGCTGGGCGACCACAGCCGCGCCCTCCATGAAGGTCTGGCCCCGGCCATTGCGGCGGCGGGGCTGGACGTCGTGCACACGGCGGGCCCGCAGATGCGCCAGCTTTACGACATCCTGCCGCCGTCGCTGCGGGGCCAGTGGCGCGAAACCGCCGCCGAACTGGCCGCCGAGGCCGCCAGCCTGGTCCAGCCCGGCGACGTGGTCATGGTCAAGGGATCGAACGGGTCGCGAGCCGCGCTGGTCGCGGCCGCGCTTGCAAAACTCGGCGCCGCCGATCAAGGCAACAACCCCTCAGACAGCGGCGCGCCGCGCGCGACGCGATAG
- a CDS encoding UDP-N-acetylmuramoyl-L-alanyl-D-glutamate--2,6-diaminopimelate ligase, producing the protein MSALRLSELLRRDVSSDPEITSVTSDSRKVAPGALFVALPGSAADGRAFIPQALARGAAAILAPSDTPAGAAPLLVTSGDVHRAYALAARSFYGAQPKTCVAITGTNGKTSVANFCRQIWAGLGHKSASMGTLGVVGQKGDKTYALTGPGLTSPDAADAARLLAELAAKEVTHLALEASSHGIEQRRLDGVAIRAAGFTNLTQDHLDYHGTMAEYRAAKLRLFEALLPRGRTAVLNADSDAYSAFASASIMAGLGVMGVGERGRDLSLLARRATPEGQRLTIDARGRIHDVLLPLAGGFQASNALVAAGLCIAGGEDPDRVIPAMAFIRGAQGRLQRIPGEGSRGGEVYVDYAHTPDGLETVLNALRPHATGRLIVVFGAGGDRDRAKRPMMGEIAGRLADVAIVTDDNPRSEDPATIRAHVRAGCPDALEIGDRREAIRHAVSLMREGDVVVIAGKGHEQGQIVAGVVHPFDDATEATEALRDHA; encoded by the coding sequence ATGAGCGCGCTTCGTCTTTCTGAACTGCTGCGTCGCGACGTCAGCTCGGACCCCGAGATCACCTCGGTGACGTCCGACAGCCGCAAGGTCGCGCCGGGCGCCCTGTTCGTCGCCCTGCCGGGCTCGGCGGCGGACGGCCGCGCCTTTATCCCGCAAGCCCTGGCTCGGGGCGCCGCCGCCATTCTGGCCCCGTCCGACACCCCGGCCGGCGCCGCGCCCCTGCTAGTCACCTCGGGTGACGTGCACCGAGCCTATGCGCTTGCCGCACGCAGCTTCTACGGCGCACAGCCCAAGACCTGCGTCGCCATCACCGGCACCAACGGCAAGACCTCGGTCGCCAACTTCTGCCGCCAGATCTGGGCCGGCCTCGGCCACAAGTCGGCCAGCATGGGCACGCTGGGCGTGGTCGGTCAGAAGGGCGACAAGACCTACGCCCTGACCGGCCCCGGTCTGACCAGCCCCGACGCCGCCGATGCCGCCCGCCTGCTGGCCGAACTGGCCGCCAAGGAGGTGACCCATCTCGCGCTCGAGGCCTCGTCGCACGGCATCGAGCAGCGTCGTCTGGACGGGGTGGCCATCCGCGCTGCGGGCTTCACCAACCTGACCCAGGACCATCTCGACTATCACGGCACCATGGCCGAGTACCGCGCCGCCAAGCTGCGCCTGTTCGAAGCCTTGCTGCCGCGCGGCCGCACCGCCGTCCTGAACGCCGACTCCGACGCCTATTCGGCCTTCGCCTCGGCTTCGATCATGGCCGGACTGGGCGTCATGGGCGTGGGCGAGCGCGGGCGCGACCTGTCGTTGCTGGCGCGCCGGGCCACGCCGGAAGGCCAGCGCCTGACCATCGACGCGCGCGGTCGTATCCACGACGTCCTGCTGCCTCTGGCCGGCGGCTTCCAGGCCTCGAACGCGCTTGTCGCGGCGGGCCTGTGCATCGCGGGCGGCGAAGATCCCGACCGGGTCATCCCGGCCATGGCGTTCATTCGCGGCGCCCAAGGCCGTCTGCAACGCATCCCTGGCGAAGGCTCGCGTGGCGGCGAGGTCTATGTCGACTACGCCCACACGCCGGACGGTCTGGAGACGGTGCTGAACGCGCTTCGTCCCCACGCGACGGGCCGCCTGATCGTCGTCTTCGGCGCCGGCGGCGACCGCGACCGCGCCAAGCGGCCGATGATGGGCGAGATCGCCGGTCGTCTGGCCGACGTGGCCATCGTCACCGACGACAATCCGCGCTCGGAGGACCCCGCGACCATCCGCGCCCACGTCCGCGCCGGCTGCCCCGATGCGCTCGAGATCGGCGACCGCCGCGAAGCCATCCGCCACGCCGTATCGCTGATGCGCGAAGGAGATGTGGTGGTGATCGCCGGAAAAGGGCATGAACAGGGACAGATCGTCGCCGGGGTCGTGCATCCCTTCGACGACGCCACCGAAGCGACTGAAGCCCTGCGCGATCATGCCTGA